The Streptomyces sp. NBC_00775 genome includes the window CCCCGTGACTTTGCGGGCCATCCGCACCTGGAAGACCATCACCGCGCCCGTGTTGAGCACGAACAGCGCGGACACCAGCCAGGCGGGCGCCTCCGTACGCTCGGTGATCCACAGCGGGATGCCGAGACTGAGCAGCGGCATCCGCAGCAGCAGCACGGTGTTGAGGAACGTGACCAGCACGTACGGCCGGTCACGCAGCACGCCGGGCCGCCCGCGATCCCGGCGAGCCACTCCATGCCCCCGCCGCACGGCGACCTGTGGCACCGGCGGCAGCCGCAGCAGCAGCGCCGCGCACAGCAGGAAGCTCACCGCGTCCAGCGCGAACACCCCGAGATATGCGGCCCTCGTCCCGGCGTGCAGCGCGAGCCCGCCGAGGCCCGCGCCCACCGCCAGACCGGCGTTGAGCGTCGACTGGAGATGCGCGAGGAGCCCGGTCCGCTCCCCGGCCGGCACCAGCCCCGCGAGCAGCGCCTGCCGGGCCGCCGCGAGCCCCGACTGCGCGGACGCGTACGCGCAGGCCGCGAGGACGAAGGGGACGAAGCCGCGGACGACCAGGAAGGACGCCACCGCGGCGGCGGTCGCCAGCGCCAGCAGCACCGCCGTGCCGCGCGGCCCGCGCCGGTCGGCGAGCCCGCCCAGCGGCACGCCCACCAGTGAGCCGACCGCCCACGCGACGGTCAGCCCGAGCCCCACGCGCGCGGGGGCGAGCCCCACGACATGGGTGAAGTAGAGCGCCGAGGTCACGTAATAGGCGCCGTCCCCCACGGAGTTGCCCAGCTGGGCGAGGGCCAGGACGCGCCGCGGGCCGGCGGGCGGAACAAGGCTGCTGCTCGGCTTGGAGGGTGCTGCCGGGTTCGTCATGTCCTCGACGCTACGGGCGTATTGGCACCCTCAGAAGCTCCAATCGGCGTGCCAATTGTTGGCCCAATTCACTCCGGGCGGCGCTCTCCCCGGAGCACCCGCCCGAGCACCTCCAACGCCTCGGGATACAGCCGCTCCCGAGGCGTCCCGTAGCCCACGACCAACCCCTGTGGCCGCCCCTCATCGCGCGCGTGCCAGTGCGCCCCGAGATGCCCGACCGCGAGCCCCTCCGCCTCCGCCCGCGCCAGCACCTCGGCCTCGTCGGCCACCTCCACCAAGGCGTGCAGGCCGGCCGCGATCCCGCGGACCTTCGACCGTGCGCCCAGCCGGTCGAGGAGCTGGTCCCTGCGCCGCCGGTACCGCAGCCGGCACGCGCGCACGTGGCGGTCGTACGCGTGGCTGCCGATCATCTCGGCGAGCGCCAACTGGCCGATGGACTCGGTGTGGTGGTCGCTGTGCAGCTTGATGTCGGCCACCGCGTCGACCAGGTGCGGCGGCAGCACCATCCAGCCGAGGCGCAGCGCGGGCCCGAGTGTCTTGGAGGCCGTCCCCAGGTACACGACGTGGCCCGGTGCCATTCCCTGGAGGGCGCCGACGGGCTGCCGGTCGTAGCGGAACTCCCCGTCGTAGTCGTCCTCGACGATCAGCCCGTCACGCGCGCGTGCCCAGTCGGTGAGTGCCCGGCGCCGCTCGGGGTGCAGCGTGACACCGGTGGGGTACTGGTGCGCGGGCGTGACGACGACCGCGTCCGCTCCGGCGGAATCCAACGCGCCCGCGCGGGCGCCGCGTTCGTCGACCGGCAGCGGGACCACGGTTCCGCCGCCCTTGCGCACGACATCCCGGTGGAACGGCAGCCCGGGGTCCTCCATGGCGACCGTTCCGCCGTCCAGCACGCGCGTGAGGAGCGCGAGTCCCTGCACGTACCCCGAAGTGATGACGATCCGCTCGGGGGGCGCGATGACACCCCGTGCGCGTCCCAGATAGCCCGAGAGCGCCGTCCGCAGTTCGATGCGCCCGCGCGGGTCCCCGTAGTCGTACGCCAGGGAGGGCGCCGTCGCGATCGCGCGCCGCAGGGCGCGCAACCAGGCCGCCGCCGGGAACGTACTGACGTCCGGGCTGCCGGGGCGCAGATCGAAACGGGGTGCACGCGCGTGTGGAGCCCGGGCAGCCGCGGACACGCCGTCCATGGGCAGCGCCGCCACCTCGGTGCCCGACCCCTGCCGCGCCGTCAGATACCCCTCGGCGACCAGCTGGTCGTACGCCGCCTTGGCCGTGCCCCGGGAGACACCCACCTCGGCCGCGAGCCGCCGTGTCGCGGGCAGCCGGGTGCCGGGGGTGAGCCGCCCGTCGCGCACGGCGTCCCGCAGCGCCCGCTCGAGCCCGGCCCTGCGCCCCGCCGCGGCATCCGGCTCCAGATGCAGATCGACCC containing:
- a CDS encoding MFS transporter; translation: MTNPAAPSKPSSSLVPPAGPRRVLALAQLGNSVGDGAYYVTSALYFTHVVGLAPARVGLGLTVAWAVGSLVGVPLGGLADRRGPRGTAVLLALATAAAVASFLVVRGFVPFVLAACAYASAQSGLAAARQALLAGLVPAGERTGLLAHLQSTLNAGLAVGAGLGGLALHAGTRAAYLGVFALDAVSFLLCAALLLRLPPVPQVAVRRGHGVARRDRGRPGVLRDRPYVLVTFLNTVLLLRMPLLSLGIPLWITERTEAPAWLVSALFVLNTGAVMVFQVRMARKVTGLASATRAIRRSGLVMLASCAVFALSSGASPWAAAGILVAGAVLQVVAEMQQSAGSWHLAFDLAPADRMGEYQGFFGTGVTVARTMGPLVLTALLVGWGTPGWLLLGALMAGASYGMGPAAKWAATRGATAQAQDAVPVTRPVPVS
- the pdxR gene encoding MocR-like pyridoxine biosynthesis transcription factor PdxR, which codes for MGGDFWSGVGVDLHLEPDAAAGRRAGLERALRDAVRDGRLTPGTRLPATRRLAAEVGVSRGTAKAAYDQLVAEGYLTARQGSGTEVAALPMDGVSAAARAPHARAPRFDLRPGSPDVSTFPAAAWLRALRRAIATAPSLAYDYGDPRGRIELRTALSGYLGRARGVIAPPERIVITSGYVQGLALLTRVLDGGTVAMEDPGLPFHRDVVRKGGGTVVPLPVDERGARAGALDSAGADAVVVTPAHQYPTGVTLHPERRRALTDWARARDGLIVEDDYDGEFRYDRQPVGALQGMAPGHVVYLGTASKTLGPALRLGWMVLPPHLVDAVADIKLHSDHHTESIGQLALAEMIGSHAYDRHVRACRLRYRRRRDQLLDRLGARSKVRGIAAGLHALVEVADEAEVLARAEAEGLAVGHLGAHWHARDEGRPQGLVVGYGTPRERLYPEALEVLGRVLRGERRPE